In Colletotrichum higginsianum IMI 349063 chromosome 1, whole genome shotgun sequence, the DNA window CTGATGATCGACCAAATAGAGCACCTCAAGTCCTTTTTGGAAACAGGACGCCAGACAGGCGACCTCACCAATGCACAAGCGCATAGTCATCTCATCCACGTCGATGGCGATACGAAGTGCCTGATACACTGTCAGGGCCATCTCCGCGCTCCAACAGGCCTCCAGTACCTCAGTGATGCTGCTGACTGAGGAATTTACTTGCTCCGAAGACGTCGACCGGGCACCGATCGGCCGATCGCTACCCCAAAAGCGCAGGAATATCACATCCCGGTCGTTATCATATTCAAACTTGCGTCCACGACCAGGGAGATACACCGTGTTGACCTTGTTCGTCCTTagggccgacgacgagaatgCTTCCCTGCAGGTCAAGTGTAGAGCCCGGCGTTGCCGGTAAACGCTGGGATCCTGCACATGTTGTACGGGGCGCGGTTCTGGGCCCGCGAGTTGATCATCGCCAGTGGTGACTTCCAGAGAGTCCAGGAAAACGCTGTTCTTGTACCTTTTCCAACGCACGCTTTGGCTTTGGTGACTGGCGGAGCTCGCCTCTCCAAAGGCTCGCTCGCTGCGGTCGTTCCCGCGCCGCGATGGGAAGCAGACGTCAAATACGTGGATGGATGGGCTGGATACAGTCTCCTCCCAGATATTGAGGCGGAGTTCGACAGGGAGGTTGGAAAATAAAGAAAAAGCTGCTAAAGTTGCCATATCGATACCTATTCGAATGAACGATTCCGACGAATGAAGAGTCAGGCACGGACGCGATGGATAGGCTTCTTCAAAACCGTGTGTCTCTATCAACTCAGCCAAGTCAAACGAATGATCGGATTCTTTCGTTGGAAGACAGAGGGAGACTCGAAACCCTGGAATCCGCGCCATGGGTCACGCCTCTGACAGCATTGGTGACTGACTGCTGGGGTATTGTGTTCGGACCCGAGCCCGTCCCCGCAAGTCGACTCACGGAGATTTTTGTTCCGAGACCCATAATTACACGGCTCCGACCTTGGGGCTTCTGCTGTGGGTGGTTGCCGAGCTCCGTCGCAGAAGCATCAGCAGTTCATTCATCGGACATGACCAAAAGAGTTTGAAGATTTGGTTTTTGTTGTTACGGGCCGATATGAGCCTAATTCTTGTAAAGTTTTGCCTGTCTTGTGACCTTCGGCGGTTTCGCTGCCCGAACGTCGGGGGTTTTTGACCTTTGTCTTGACGGTTAAGGATGTGTATTGACAGTGTATTGTGGGCTATCCCTGCGGTCTTAGCTTAAGCTCGCAATTAGCATTTCCTCGATTGCCTATGTCTATATCGGGCCGAGCACCTACGAGCACCGTGTGCGGATAGTGAAAGACTGTATAGACTATTTGTATGTAAAACCGGGGTTCAGACTTGTCATTTAAGATAACTTTATTAACTTTCTAGAGGTTGATACACTAGAACAACCTAACCTATCAATCTCCTTAACGGCACGCAGCGCCAGCAAGTTGCTTGTAAGGCAATGAGCAAAAGGGATACCCTACTTTCACGCACGCATCCACTGGTGTTCAGTTTGTCAAAACATAGAAGCTCTAATTCTTAGAAAACTAAATCACTTAGTCAACCCAGGTTAGATCCCAGTTGATTGAGGAAGTCCTCTTGAGGATGATGGCAAAAGTGTAAAATCAAGGATGAGTATGCTGATGCTCCCCTCCTCACGCAGCCGTTGGGTTGGACCTTAGCTACGAACGGGAAAATCGCGAAATCAAGCGGATCGATCGTATCATCCTTTGTTCTCACTGGCTTCTATAGCCGAAGTCACCCCATTCCAAGGAATGTTATTATACCACTCTAGAGGCTATAGTCGTTATGCCTTaaaagggaaaagagaaAGCTACACCATACAGATAGAAACCTGAGTAAAAAACAATACAGCCATCTCTGGTATCCTATCTAGCCCGCTCATATCTCACCCGGACTTGAGGGAGCACCCACAGAGCCTGAAACTTGCGGTCTTTATCCCAGTCAAAACTGCCCTCATTGACCAAGTGCCACTTGTATTCCCAAACAAGACGAGCCAGCAAAAGCTTCAGTTCCACATAAGCCAGGTTTATACCCAAGCAAACACGAGGGCCCAGTGAGAACGGTTGTGAGGCTTCCTTGAGATCGTTGCAGAACAGAGGATCATAATACTTGTGAGAAGGCGGCAACCACCTCTCGGGGTGGAAGGCTTCCGGGTCAAAGAAATACTCGTGACGGCGTGTGATGCTCCAGCCACTCGTAGAAACGACGGTCTGATAGATTGCGTTAGCTATACAAGAACAACAAATGAATGCAGTGTCGCTTTGTGAAGACGGGGACTTGGTTCGACATACCCCTTTGGGTACGAATTTTCCGTCAACTTCGGCACCCGGACTTTCGCGAGGCAAACCAAACGTGATGGGAGGCATGATTCTCATGGTCTCCTCGATGCATGCCGCCAGATAAGACAGCTGCTGAACCGCGGTGCCGCTCATCTCGGAAGAGTCGGTGAATCTTTCGCATACTTCTTCACGCAGGCGCCTCATCTTCTCGGGATTTTTCGCGAGGTAATATGATGCAGCAACGGCTGTTACGGCTGATGTGTCGAAGCCTGCAGCGATCATGACGCCCGCCTGGTTCCCGAGCCAAGCCTCAGATGCAACTTGCGAGAAGTTGTCGGGTTTCTCCTTCAGGAGAAAGCTGAAAAGGTCTCTTTTGTCGTCGTGCAATGGCCGAGAAAGCCTTTTGCGAGTCATTGCGCTCTGGTACCTGAAGAAGCTGATGAACTGACCGATCGAGCTCCACGGCGCGACAAACGGGAGAGCCAACAAGAGGATCGGCAGACGCGGTGCGATTTGAACGATGCTCATGAAATAGATGGCGCCGTGTATGGTTTCAATCCAAGGGTGAGGCTTGCCTACCAAAGGAAAAGAGTCAGTTGCGGAGGTCTAAAGCACACAAAGATTTTCAGAATTGGGCGACCCGAACCTGTGCCAAGTGCTCCGAATGGCTCGCCCAGGGCAAGCTCTCCAATTGTGTCAAACACAAAGCCCTGCAAAAACTGTATCGTAGAGTAAGTTTTGAGGCTGTGATTTAGTTGGCCACGGTCTTACCTTATTGAGGGAGACGCCATTCTTGTCAAAACCGCCTTGAGTTTCGATTTGATGAGTCAAGAGACCCAGGTTCGTCTTGAGGATTGGCTCCTGAGCCTGAAGCTCCTTGGAGCTAAATCCATAAGCCATGAGCCTCTTGGTTTCTCGGTGCTTGGCTGGATCTCTCTCCATTACTATCGTGCTGTAATCACTAGGGCCGGCATAAAATGATGATTTGAGGAACACATGCCCCGTCTTGGACGGGTAACCGTAGATATCTGGCATCACTTCATTTAGCCTCAAGTATGCAGCTGGAAGGAGAcgcgtcgacgaccttgaaggCTTCGGACAGTGTTGAAGCTAAGTTCATTGGGGGCCACACGAACGACGTCTCCTTGAAATTGGTTGTCAGCCAAGGAAGTTTGCTGTACAACGGATTGACTTACCGTAAATCTGATGGAGACGATGTATATGATTGTGGTAACTTCCAGTAAGCCTATGGGGGAGAATTGCATCAATGAAACGTCATGGAGTTCTTTTCGAGAAACGTACCAGTTGTAGACGTGGGAAACCTCAGACACGGCGGCAAACTTGGGTCCTGGGAAACGTGCCAATGGGTGGAAATACAGGAGATACACTGA includes these proteins:
- a CDS encoding Multicopper oxidase, producing MATLAAFSLFSNLPVELRLNIWEETVSSPSIHVFDVCFPSRRGNDRSERAFGEASSASHQSQSVRWKRYKNSVFLDSLEVTTGDDQLAGPEPRPVQHVQDPSVYRQRRALHLTCREAFSSSALRTNKVNTVYLPGRGRKFEYDNDRDVIFLRFWGSDRPIGARSTSSEQVNSSVSSITEVLEACWSAEMALTVYQALRIAIDVDEMTMRLCIGEVACLASCFQKGLEVLYLVDHQTGDGGSDTRYRHVAADLQNRGGLYRQLHSGILRENLTRVPDLIRGVGRAYREVFDLERLSWGESHPAYIFARLVTDSIRNQQLDAGAAEFKGVRILVVEDEGVYTVC
- a CDS encoding Cytochrome P40 monooxygenase, with protein sequence MAIITELWDVEVIWKLAAVTRSKVVIYNVYRSVYLLYFHPLARFPGPKFAAVSEVSHVYNWYVSRKELHDVSLMQFSPIGLLEVTTIIYIVSIRFTTGHVFLKSSFYAGPSDYSTIVMERDPAKHRETKRLMAYGFSSKELQAQEPILKTNLGLLTHQIETQGGFDKNGVSLNKFLQGFVFDTIGELALGEPFGALGTGKPHPWIETIHGAIYFMSIVQIAPRLPILLLALPFVAPWSSIGQFISFFRYQSAMTRKRLSRPLHDDKRDLFSFLLKEKPDNFSQVASEAWLGNQAGVMIAAGFDTSAVTAVAASYYLAKNPEKMRRLREEVCERFTDSSEMSGTAVQQLSYLAACIEETMRIMPPITFGLPRESPGAEVDGKFVPKGTVVSTSGWSITRRHEYFFDPEAFHPERWLPPSHKYYDPLFCNDLKEASQPFSLGPRVCLGINLAYVELKLLLARLVWEYKWHLVNEGSFDWDKDRKFQALWVLPQVRVRYERAR